A part of Paenibacillus sp. IHBB 10380 genomic DNA contains:
- the rplM gene encoding 50S ribosomal protein L13: MRTTYMAKPNELERNWHIVDAEGKTLGRLATEVAALIRGKHKPQFTTHVDTGDFVVVINAEKIYLTGNKLKDKKYYRHSMHTGGLKITSAGDMLKTKPERVIEAAVNGMLPKTRMGNSMKLRLKVYAGTDHPHVAQKPEVYELRG; encoded by the coding sequence ATGCGTACCACCTATATGGCTAAGCCTAATGAATTAGAGCGCAATTGGCATATTGTTGATGCTGAAGGCAAAACGCTCGGTCGTTTAGCTACAGAAGTTGCTGCACTTATTCGCGGCAAACACAAGCCACAATTTACAACACACGTTGACACAGGAGATTTCGTTGTTGTGATCAATGCTGAGAAGATTTATTTAACAGGTAACAAATTAAAGGATAAGAAATACTACCGTCACTCCATGCACACAGGTGGATTGAAAATCACTTCTGCTGGTGACATGCTCAAGACTAAACCAGAACGTGTAATCGAAGCAGCAGTTAACGGTATGCTTCCTAAAACCCGTATGGGTAACAGCATGAAGTTGAGACTTAAAGTCTATGCAGGTACGGATCATCCACATGTAGCACAAAAACCAGAAGTCTACGAACTTCGCGGGTAA
- the rpsK gene encoding 30S ribosomal protein S11 encodes MAKPKKVVRTKRRDRKNIESGVAHIRSTFNNTIVTITDPHGNAISWASSGGLGFRGSRKSTPFAAQMAAEQAAKAAMEHGMKTVEVMVKGPGAGREAAIRSLQAAGLEVNVIKDVTPVPHNGCRPPKRRRV; translated from the coding sequence ATGGCTAAACCGAAAAAAGTCGTACGTACTAAACGTCGTGACCGCAAAAATATCGAATCTGGCGTGGCACATATTCGTTCCACGTTCAACAATACTATCGTAACTATTACGGATCCACACGGTAATGCAATTTCTTGGGCAAGCTCAGGCGGTCTAGGATTTAGAGGTTCCCGTAAATCGACTCCATTTGCTGCACAAATGGCTGCTGAACAAGCTGCTAAAGCTGCAATGGAACATGGTATGAAAACAGTTGAAGTTATGGTTAAAGGTCCTGGTGCTGGTCGTGAAGCAGCGATCCGTTCTTTACAGGCTGCTGGATTGGAAGTTAACGTTATTAAAGACGTAACTCCAGTTCCACATAATGGATGCCGCCCACCGAAACGTCGTCGTGTCTAA
- the truA gene encoding tRNA pseudouridine(38-40) synthase TruA, whose amino-acid sequence MRNLCMKVSYEGTNYNGFQTQPDGITVQDRLEHAIKCLTGEELKIIASGRTDSGVHAYGQVFNFTTSSIIPVERWCQALNTRLPQDIIVRDAVEVPLSFHARRAAKRKTYLYTINANQFIDVFHRRTQTHHPSRLNIAAMEEGLKHLIGTYDFTSFASKNSTKPSHIRTLYDAYMVVDQSMCRPNSRDQGVIHTYVTGNGFLQHMVRIIMGTLLEVGEGKKNADDIPIILKAEDRSKAGPTAEGKGLTLCSVEYSDL is encoded by the coding sequence ATGCGTAATCTTTGTATGAAGGTTAGTTACGAAGGTACGAATTATAACGGATTCCAGACTCAGCCAGATGGAATTACAGTGCAGGATCGATTGGAGCATGCTATTAAGTGTTTGACAGGGGAAGAGTTGAAGATTATAGCTTCTGGTCGGACAGATTCAGGCGTACATGCCTACGGTCAGGTTTTTAATTTTACTACTTCTTCTATCATACCTGTGGAACGATGGTGTCAGGCGCTGAACACTCGTCTCCCGCAAGATATTATTGTGAGGGATGCAGTAGAGGTTCCGCTATCATTTCACGCTAGAAGGGCAGCTAAGCGTAAGACATACCTATATACGATAAATGCGAATCAGTTCATTGATGTATTTCATAGACGGACTCAAACTCACCATCCTAGTAGATTGAACATTGCTGCTATGGAGGAAGGGTTGAAACATTTAATAGGAACTTATGACTTTACTTCTTTTGCTTCAAAGAATTCGACTAAACCATCACATATACGTACTTTGTATGATGCATATATGGTCGTTGATCAATCTATGTGTCGACCGAATTCACGGGATCAAGGTGTCATCCATACCTATGTAACGGGAAATGGTTTTCTTCAGCATATGGTTCGAATTATAATGGGAACTTTGCTAGAGGTTGGGGAAGGCAAGAAGAATGCCGATGATATTCCTATCATTCTGAAAGCGGAGGACCGTTCTAAAGCCGGACCTACAGCCGAAGGAAAAGGGCTTACGTTGTGTAGTGTGGAGTATAGTGATCTTTAA
- the infA gene encoding translation initiation factor IF-1, protein MAKEDVIEIEGTVLELLPNATFKVELENGHQILAHVSGKLRMHFIRILTGDKVVVQLSPYDLTKGRITYRK, encoded by the coding sequence GTGGCCAAAGAAGATGTTATTGAAATAGAAGGTACGGTCCTTGAGTTGCTTCCAAATGCAACATTTAAGGTTGAGCTTGAGAACGGTCATCAAATACTTGCCCATGTTTCAGGAAAGCTACGGATGCACTTTATCCGTATTCTGACGGGAGATAAAGTGGTCGTACAGTTATCACCTTATGATTTAACCAAAGGTCGTATAACTTACCGTAAATAG
- a CDS encoding DNA-directed RNA polymerase subunit alpha, which yields MIEIEKPKIETVDVNEDGAYGKFVIEPLERGYGTTLGNSLRRIMLSSLPGAAVTSVQIDGVLHEFSTVPGVKEDVTEIILNLKALSLKIHSDEEKVFEIDAEGEGVITAADIRADSDVEILNPDLHIATLGPGARLHMRIFASRGRGYVTADKNKRDDQPIGVIPIDSIYTPISRVNYGVENTRVGQVTNYDKLTLEIWTDGSIRPEEAVSLGAKILTEHLMLFVGLTDEAKDAEIMVEKEEDKKEKVLEMTIEELDLSVRSYNCLKRAGINTVQELTTKTEEDMMKVRNLGRKSLEEVQEKLEELGLGLRSEE from the coding sequence GTGATTGAAATCGAAAAGCCGAAAATCGAGACTGTAGATGTCAACGAAGATGGAGCCTATGGGAAGTTCGTAATAGAACCGCTGGAACGGGGATATGGTACTACTCTAGGGAATTCACTTCGACGGATCATGTTATCCTCGCTGCCTGGCGCAGCTGTAACATCGGTTCAGATTGACGGTGTTCTACATGAGTTCTCAACAGTTCCGGGTGTAAAAGAAGACGTAACGGAGATCATCCTGAATCTGAAAGCTCTATCCCTTAAAATTCATTCTGACGAAGAGAAAGTGTTCGAGATTGATGCTGAAGGCGAAGGAGTAATCACTGCAGCTGATATTCGTGCGGATAGTGATGTGGAAATCCTTAACCCGGATCTTCACATTGCAACATTGGGTCCTGGTGCTAGACTTCACATGCGTATTTTTGCAAGTCGTGGTCGTGGCTATGTTACAGCAGATAAGAACAAGCGTGATGATCAGCCAATTGGCGTCATTCCGATTGATTCTATCTACACTCCGATTTCCCGTGTCAATTATGGCGTGGAGAATACTCGGGTTGGTCAAGTGACGAACTATGACAAACTTACTCTAGAAATTTGGACTGATGGTAGCATCAGACCAGAAGAGGCTGTGAGTCTCGGTGCCAAGATTTTAACTGAGCATTTGATGCTGTTTGTAGGTCTTACAGATGAAGCTAAAGATGCGGAGATCATGGTTGAAAAAGAAGAAGACAAAAAAGAAAAAGTGCTTGAGATGACGATCGAAGAGCTTGATCTCTCAGTCCGTTCTTACAACTGCCTTAAGCGTGCTGGTATTAACACAGTACAAGAGCTTACTACTAAAACCGAAGAAGATATGATGAAGGTTCGTAACTTGGGCCGCAAATCTTTAGAGGAAGTACAAGAGAAGCTTGAGGAACTTGGTTTAGGTCTACGGTCGGAAGAATAG
- the rpsM gene encoding 30S ribosomal protein S13 gives MARIAGVDLPREKRVEIALTYIFGIGRTTSQKILKETGISSETRVRDLTEDEVSKLRETIDKMVKVEGDLRREISLNIKRLVEIGCYRGVRHRRGLPVRGQRTKTNARTRKGPRRTVANKKK, from the coding sequence ATGGCTCGTATAGCTGGAGTGGATTTGCCACGTGAAAAGCGCGTTGAGATCGCCTTGACTTACATTTTCGGGATTGGTAGAACAACTTCCCAGAAGATTTTGAAAGAAACAGGCATTAGTTCTGAAACTCGTGTAAGAGATTTGACTGAAGATGAAGTGAGCAAATTGCGTGAAACGATCGACAAGATGGTTAAGGTTGAAGGTGACCTTCGTCGTGAAATTTCCTTGAATATTAAACGTCTAGTTGAGATTGGTTGCTATCGTGGTGTGCGTCATCGCCGTGGGTTGCCGGTTCGCGGACAACGTACCAAGACGAATGCACGTACACGGAAAGGCCCTCGTCGTACGGTAGCAAATAAGAAGAAATAA
- a CDS encoding TFIIB-type zinc ribbon-containing protein, with protein MKCPVCNDVRMREVEKSGVMIDVCPECKGVWLDRNELEKLMSEVREQRPAYNEWNDKRYEEEKYDSKRPQHGNSNGHYNKKKKSVLDVFSDLF; from the coding sequence ATGAAGTGTCCAGTTTGTAATGATGTTCGCATGCGTGAAGTAGAAAAAAGTGGTGTTATGATCGATGTTTGTCCTGAGTGCAAGGGTGTATGGCTTGACCGGAATGAACTTGAGAAATTAATGTCAGAAGTACGTGAACAACGTCCTGCTTATAACGAATGGAATGATAAACGTTACGAAGAGGAGAAGTATGATTCCAAACGTCCCCAACATGGCAACTCAAATGGACATTACAATAAGAAAAAGAAATCTGTTTTGGATGTATTTAGCGACTTGTTTTAA
- a CDS encoding KOW domain-containing RNA-binding protein, giving the protein MKEQTETHIGQVVRILRGKDAGQVAVILSKADNKFVYIADGDKRKFDQAKKKNLLHLDPQPFISSEVVDSLIESGRVTNGKLRHAVMKFNQSTAIHAEEKGD; this is encoded by the coding sequence ATGAAAGAACAAACCGAGACGCACATCGGTCAAGTTGTGAGAATCTTGAGAGGTAAGGATGCCGGACAGGTAGCTGTTATTCTCTCAAAAGCCGATAACAAGTTTGTCTATATTGCGGATGGGGATAAACGTAAGTTTGACCAAGCGAAAAAGAAAAATCTTCTTCATCTGGACCCCCAGCCTTTTATTAGCAGTGAGGTTGTAGACAGTTTAATTGAAAGCGGTCGGGTAACAAACGGCAAACTGCGTCATGCAGTTATGAAGTTTAATCAGTCCACCGCAATACATGCTGAAGAGAAAGGAGACTAA
- the rpmJ gene encoding 50S ribosomal protein L36 has translation MKVRPSVKPMCEKCKVIRRKGTVMVICENPKHKQKQG, from the coding sequence ATGAAGGTAAGACCTTCTGTAAAACCCATGTGCGAAAAATGTAAAGTTATTCGTCGCAAAGGGACTGTAATGGTGATTTGCGAAAATCCGAAACACAAACAAAAACAAGGTTAA
- the rplQ gene encoding 50S ribosomal protein L17, translating into MAYQKLGRDSSARKALFRDLVTDLFLYERIQTTEAKAKEVRSIAEKLITKAKKGDLHARRQVAAFVRKETVDGEQDAIQKLFTDLAPRYSERPGGYTRILKLGPRRGDSAPMVYLELVDRA; encoded by the coding sequence ATGGCATACCAAAAGTTAGGCCGCGATTCCAGCGCACGTAAGGCATTATTTCGTGACCTGGTAACGGACCTATTCTTATACGAACGCATCCAAACAACGGAGGCTAAGGCAAAAGAAGTTCGTTCTATTGCTGAAAAACTGATCACTAAAGCGAAAAAGGGAGATCTTCATGCCCGTCGTCAAGTGGCAGCATTCGTACGTAAAGAAACTGTTGATGGCGAACAAGACGCTATTCAAAAATTGTTTACTGATTTGGCACCTCGTTACTCTGAGCGTCCAGGTGGATACACTCGTATCCTTAAACTAGGACCTCGTCGTGGCGATTCTGCGCCTATGGTATATTTGGAATTAGTAGACCGCGCGTAA
- the rpsI gene encoding 30S ribosomal protein S9, with product MAQVQYYGTGRRKHSVARVRLLPGEGRILINKRDINDYFNLETLKLIVKQPLNLTETLDKYDILVIAHGGGTSGQAGAIRHGISRALLKVDPELRPALKKAGFLTRDPRMKERKKYGLKAARRAPQFSKR from the coding sequence ATGGCACAAGTACAATACTATGGTACAGGTCGTCGTAAACATTCGGTAGCACGTGTTCGCCTTCTACCGGGTGAAGGACGAATTCTAATCAATAAACGCGACATCAATGATTACTTCAATCTAGAAACGCTAAAGCTGATCGTTAAACAACCTCTTAACTTAACAGAAACTTTGGACAAATACGATATCCTCGTAATTGCTCATGGTGGAGGAACTTCCGGTCAAGCAGGTGCAATCCGTCACGGTATTTCACGTGCGTTGCTTAAAGTAGATCCTGAGTTACGCCCTGCTCTTAAGAAAGCAGGATTCTTGACTCGTGATCCACGTATGAAGGAACGTAAGAAATACGGACTTAAAGCAGCACGTCGTGCTCCTCAGTTCTCAAAACGTTAA